A genomic segment from Acidobacteriota bacterium encodes:
- the thrS gene encoding threonine--tRNA ligase: MRRERGATSFEEAGVTMLEVIDREGNKRIITDGREALDVLRHSTSHLMALAVLELFPGTRLGIGPAVEDGFYYDFHLDHTFSEEDLARIEEKMRELAARDIPFEPTVITAEEAERVFSEMGEGLKCELIRERAGQTLSCFRTGGLYDFCLGPHVVSTGRLGVFKLLSLAGSYWRGDEKRPQLQRIYGTAFFSAEDLDKHLAFLEEAKRRDHRRLGKDLDLFSFHEIAGAGFVYWHPKGAFIRNVIEDFWKAEHYRRGYQLVNIPHVARHNLWQTSGHYDYYKENMYTLSIDEEEYVVKPMNCPGHILVYQTHLHSYRELPVRYAELGTVYRYEKSGVLHGMLRVRGFTQDDGHIFCTPEQMVDELGGVVDLCVFFMKTFGFDDYKVELSVRDPLNKAKYAGTDEEWDMAEAGLVQVLEQRGIPYQRMEGEAVFYGPKIDFKLVDAIGRKWQCCTVQFDFNLPRRFNVTYVGADSREHHVFMVHRAIMGSLERFFGTLVEHYAGAFPLWLCPEQVWVIPVSEKFQAYGADVARRLVESGVRARLDDRNEKVGYKIRDAQNHKIPYMLVVGGREMQEGTVSVRNRYEGDLGAMSFDKFVEIIKSHIDSKAVRP; this comes from the coding sequence ATCCGACGGGAGCGAGGGGCGACCTCATTCGAGGAGGCAGGTGTAACCATGCTGGAAGTCATCGATCGGGAAGGGAACAAGCGCATCATCACGGACGGGCGGGAGGCCCTGGACGTCCTGCGTCACAGCACCTCCCACCTGATGGCCCTGGCCGTCCTGGAGCTCTTCCCCGGCACCCGCCTGGGGATCGGGCCCGCGGTGGAAGACGGTTTCTACTACGACTTCCACCTCGACCACACCTTCAGCGAGGAGGACCTGGCCCGGATCGAGGAGAAGATGCGGGAGCTGGCGGCGCGGGACATCCCCTTCGAGCCCACCGTCATCACCGCCGAGGAGGCGGAGCGCGTCTTCTCGGAGATGGGTGAAGGCCTCAAGTGCGAGCTGATCCGGGAACGGGCCGGCCAGACCCTCTCCTGTTTCCGCACCGGGGGGCTCTACGACTTCTGCCTCGGCCCCCACGTGGTGTCCACGGGCCGGCTGGGCGTGTTCAAGCTGCTGTCCCTCGCCGGGTCCTACTGGCGCGGCGACGAGAAACGGCCCCAGCTCCAGCGCATCTATGGGACCGCCTTCTTCTCCGCCGAGGACCTGGACAAGCACCTCGCCTTCCTGGAGGAGGCGAAGCGTCGGGACCACCGACGGCTCGGGAAGGACCTCGACCTCTTCTCCTTTCACGAGATCGCCGGGGCGGGGTTCGTCTACTGGCACCCGAAGGGCGCGTTCATCCGGAACGTGATCGAGGATTTCTGGAAGGCCGAGCACTACCGCCGGGGCTACCAGTTGGTCAACATTCCCCACGTGGCCCGGCACAACCTCTGGCAGACCTCCGGGCACTACGACTACTACAAGGAGAACATGTACACCCTCTCCATCGACGAGGAGGAGTACGTGGTCAAGCCCATGAACTGCCCGGGGCACATCCTGGTCTACCAGACCCACCTGCACAGCTACCGGGAACTCCCGGTCCGCTACGCCGAGCTGGGGACGGTCTACCGCTACGAGAAGAGCGGGGTCCTGCACGGGATGCTGCGGGTCCGGGGCTTCACCCAGGACGACGGGCACATCTTCTGCACGCCGGAGCAGATGGTGGACGAGCTGGGCGGCGTGGTGGACCTGTGCGTCTTCTTCATGAAGACCTTCGGTTTCGACGACTACAAGGTGGAGCTCTCGGTCCGGGACCCCTTGAACAAGGCCAAGTACGCCGGCACCGACGAGGAGTGGGACATGGCCGAAGCCGGCCTGGTCCAGGTCCTCGAGCAGCGCGGGATTCCGTACCAACGGATGGAGGGCGAGGCGGTCTTCTACGGTCCCAAGATCGACTTCAAGCTGGTGGACGCCATCGGCCGGAAGTGGCAGTGCTGCACCGTCCAGTTCGACTTCAACCTGCCGCGACGCTTCAATGTCACCTACGTGGGGGCCGACAGCCGGGAGCACCACGTCTTCATGGTCCACCGGGCCATCATGGGCTCTTTGGAACGTTTCTTCGGGACCCTCGTCGAGCACTACGCGGGGGCCTTCCCCCTGTGGCTCTGCCCCGAGCAGGTCTGGGTGATCCCGGTGAGCGAGAAGTTCCAGGCATACGGCGCCGACGTGGCCCGCCGGCTGGTCGAGTCCGGGGTCCGCGCCCGCCTCGACGACCGGAACGAGAAGGTGGGGTACAAGATCCGTGACGCCCAGAACCACAAGATTCCCTACATGCTCGTGGTGGGCGGGCGGGAAATGCAGGAAGGCACGGTGTCGGTTCGGAACCGTTACGAGGGCGACCTCGGGGCCATGTCCTTCGACAAATTCGTGGAGATTATAAAATCCCATATTGACAGCAAGGCCGTTCGGCCTTAA
- the infC gene encoding translation initiation factor IF-3, with product MKTGKPSSDEPRVNINEEITAPQVRLIDNEGKQVGIVPLSQAQELAREKSLDLVEIAAQATPPVVKVMDYGKYLYQMKKKQHEAKKKQKVILVKEVKFRPRTDSHDYEFKRNHIIRFLEQGNRVKCGVFFRGREMTHPELGYELLAKLCEDLQDRAEIQQSPEMEGRLLVMHLSPKK from the coding sequence ATCAAGACCGGCAAACCCAGCAGCGATGAACCCCGGGTGAACATCAACGAGGAAATCACCGCACCCCAGGTTCGACTCATCGACAACGAGGGGAAACAGGTGGGTATCGTCCCCCTGTCCCAGGCCCAGGAACTGGCCCGGGAAAAGAGTCTGGATCTGGTAGAGATCGCCGCCCAGGCGACCCCGCCCGTGGTCAAGGTCATGGACTACGGGAAATACCTCTACCAGATGAAGAAGAAGCAGCACGAGGCCAAGAAGAAGCAGAAGGTCATCCTGGTCAAGGAAGTGAAGTTCCGCCCGCGGACCGACTCCCACGACTACGAGTTCAAGCGGAACCACATCATCCGCTTCCTCGAGCAGGGCAACCGCGTGAAGTGCGGCGTCTTCTTCCGGGGCCGCGAAATGACCCACCCCGAGCTGGGTTACGAACTTCTGGCGAAGTTGTGCGAAGACCTGCAGGACCGGGCGGAAATCCAGCAGAGCCCCGAGATGGAAGGGCGGCTGCTGGTCATGCACCTGTCGCCGAAGAAGTGA